A region from the Planctomycetota bacterium genome encodes:
- a CDS encoding 3-dehydroquinate synthase, with protein sequence MKNTSQEPVTRVYIESISVPFSYPVYFTRNAFSASNPILAETIGRPVVGGVSPRCGNSRGGDVPPTRDHPDARATKALVYFDAGLVAAQPHLPRAAVEYAKKHCEAMEFLAPPRVLPGGEGAKDGWAVAQPVLDEIIAHRLDRHSYVLAVGGGAFLDAVGFAASLVHRGVRLVRLPSTTLSQDDGGVGVKTGVNLGGVKNLLGTFAPPFAVINDLEFLRTLPRDVMLDGIAEAFKVAIIKDAAFFGFLCDAGDRLAAGEQEAVEQAVRRAAVLHLEHIRDGADPFEMGDARPLDFGHWAAHRLEGLSGYAVRHGQGVAVGIALDSVYASLNSLLSREELDRILAALRRCGLPAWHPLLGERDAAGRLAILEGIEQFREHLGGRLSITLPSGIGRRVEVHEMDSALIGEAIAFLREAQ encoded by the coding sequence ATGAAGAACACCTCCCAAGAGCCCGTGACCCGCGTCTACATCGAGAGCATCTCCGTCCCCTTCTCCTATCCCGTCTACTTCACCCGTAATGCCTTCAGCGCCAGCAACCCCATCCTGGCAGAGACGATCGGGCGGCCCGTTGTGGGCGGCGTGTCCCCACGCTGCGGCAATTCGCGGGGCGGGGACGTCCCGCCCACAAGGGACCATCCGGACGCGCGCGCGACGAAGGCCCTCGTCTACTTCGATGCTGGCCTCGTGGCCGCGCAGCCGCATCTGCCCAGAGCAGCCGTTGAATACGCGAAGAAGCACTGCGAGGCGATGGAGTTCCTCGCCCCGCCCCGCGTGCTGCCCGGCGGCGAGGGGGCCAAGGACGGCTGGGCCGTGGCCCAGCCGGTGCTCGACGAGATCATCGCCCACCGCCTCGACCGCCACAGCTACGTCCTCGCTGTCGGCGGCGGGGCCTTTCTCGATGCCGTCGGCTTCGCCGCCAGCCTCGTCCACCGCGGCGTGCGCCTCGTGCGCCTGCCCTCGACCACCCTGTCGCAGGACGACGGCGGAGTGGGCGTGAAGACGGGCGTGAATCTGGGCGGGGTGAAAAACCTCCTTGGCACCTTCGCGCCGCCCTTCGCGGTGATCAACGACCTGGAGTTCCTGCGCACCCTGCCCCGCGACGTGATGCTCGACGGCATTGCCGAGGCGTTCAAGGTGGCGATCATCAAGGACGCCGCGTTCTTTGGCTTCCTGTGCGACGCGGGGGACCGCTTGGCCGCGGGCGAGCAGGAGGCGGTCGAGCAAGCCGTCCGCCGCGCCGCCGTGCTGCACCTGGAGCACATTCGCGACGGGGCCGACCCCTTCGAGATGGGCGACGCGCGGCCGCTCGACTTCGGCCACTGGGCCGCCCACCGCCTCGAGGGGCTCTCGGGCTACGCCGTGCGCCACGGGCAGGGCGTGGCCGTCGGCATCGCCCTCGACTCCGTCTATGCCTCGCTGAACAGCCTTCTCTCGCGTGAGGAGCTGGACCGCATTCTCGCGGCCCTCCGCCGCTGCGGCCTGCCCGCGTGGCATCCGCTGCTGGGTGAGCGCGACGCGGCCGGCCGCCTCGCCATCCTCGAAGGCATCGAGCAATTCCGCGAGCACCTGGGCGGCCGGCTCTCCATCACCCTGCCCAGCGGCATCGGCCGGCGGGTCGAGGTGCACGAGATGGACAGCGCCCTGATCGGCGAAGCCATCGCCTTTCTGCGGGAGGCCCAATGA
- a CDS encoding alkaline phosphatase family protein, whose protein sequence is MPRRLLIIQVAGLGYDFLVRHHGGEAWEGLRFRPAASVFPALTCPVQASFRTAAPPGQHGMVFNGAWSRELRRPLFWEQSSALVQGPRIWEGTSPFAVLPSGGLQASSAETEDRLKAGLQAKKKSVGLLFWQQSLGEGVDVLLSPAPIHKHHGGMIEDVYSRPPGLYAELIRRVGRAFKLMSYWGPLASGRSSQWIAAATGAVMGLADVAPDLLLTYLPHLDYALLRHGPSSGQAARAFAETMALLSFLRQRAEQEGYEFLVFGDYAFADVSRPVFPNRLLRERGLMAARNVRGRLYPDLHASRAFAVVDHEVAHVYVRDQAEVPHVARVFEEMNGVDQVWTGQAIAEAGIAHPNSGEVVLVAEEGAWFAYPWWTARREQPDYATHVDIHSKPGFDPCELFFGWPPPFAVSTDAARVRGSHGRVGRGREVAWAASFDLGPAPSDLIGLAKAVQYAIRET, encoded by the coding sequence ATGCCTAGACGCCTGCTCATCATCCAGGTCGCCGGCCTCGGCTACGATTTCCTCGTGCGCCACCACGGCGGCGAGGCGTGGGAGGGGCTGCGCTTCCGCCCCGCCGCCAGCGTGTTCCCCGCGCTCACGTGCCCGGTACAGGCGAGCTTCCGCACCGCGGCGCCGCCAGGCCAGCACGGCATGGTGTTCAACGGCGCCTGGTCGCGCGAGCTGCGAAGGCCCCTCTTCTGGGAGCAATCGTCGGCGCTCGTCCAAGGCCCCCGCATCTGGGAGGGAACGAGCCCGTTTGCAGTCCTGCCTTCAGGCGGCCTCCAGGCATCTTCCGCCGAGACCGAAGACCGCCTGAAGGCGGGTCTCCAAGCGAAGAAGAAGAGCGTCGGCCTCCTCTTCTGGCAGCAGAGCCTGGGCGAGGGTGTTGACGTGCTTCTTTCGCCCGCCCCGATTCACAAACACCACGGGGGGATGATCGAGGACGTGTATTCGCGCCCGCCCGGCCTCTATGCGGAACTCATCCGCCGCGTGGGCAGGGCCTTCAAGCTGATGAGCTATTGGGGGCCGCTGGCCTCGGGCCGGTCGAGCCAGTGGATCGCCGCAGCCACGGGCGCCGTGATGGGCCTCGCCGACGTTGCGCCCGACCTGCTGCTGACCTATCTGCCGCACCTCGACTACGCGCTCCTGCGGCATGGGCCGTCGAGCGGGCAGGCGGCGCGCGCCTTCGCCGAAACGATGGCGCTGCTGAGCTTCCTGCGCCAACGGGCCGAGCAGGAGGGCTACGAGTTCCTCGTCTTCGGCGACTACGCGTTCGCCGACGTATCGCGGCCCGTCTTCCCCAACCGCCTGCTGCGCGAGCGCGGCCTGATGGCCGCTCGCAACGTGCGCGGACGGCTCTACCCCGACCTCCATGCCTCGCGCGCCTTCGCCGTCGTGGACCACGAGGTCGCACACGTGTACGTGCGAGACCAGGCAGAAGTGCCCCACGTGGCGCGGGTGTTTGAGGAAATGAACGGCGTGGACCAGGTATGGACTGGGCAAGCCATCGCCGAGGCGGGCATCGCGCACCCAAACAGCGGCGAGGTGGTGCTCGTGGCCGAGGAGGGCGCTTGGTTCGCCTATCCGTGGTGGACCGCCCGCCGCGAGCAGCCCGACTACGCGACGCACGTGGACATTCACAGCAAGCCGGGCTTCGACCCCTGCGAGCTGTTCTTCGGCTGGCCGCCGCCCTTCGCCGTCAGCACCGACGCGGCCCGGGTCCGAGGCTCCCACGGCCGCGTGGGCCGAGGGCGCGAGGTCGCCTGGGCGGCCTCCTTCGACCTCGGCCCCGCCCCGTCTGACTTGATTGGCTTGGCCAAGGCAGTACAATACGCAATTCGTGAAACGTGA
- a CDS encoding aldo/keto reductase, with product MEYRPFGQLDFRVSALGFGCMRLPTLGRYDAIDEPLAIEMIRTAIDHGVNYLDSAHGYHGGNSERLIAKALAGTPPPPVIASEVEQPFKGADRRNEAGSLAGASSPERCFDKLSMTEDGRPPCPNACPGEKQATQSTYRDRVRIATKMPTWAVKSPADFDRFFEESCERLQTARIDFYLLHNLQAGFWANVRDHGVLARLDQKLAEGRIGATGFSFHDSFDVLKEVLGAYPHWTVCQVQYNFACEDVQAGTAGVMLAASKGLAVVVMEPLFGGTLANPPPTVRALWDAAGRDPADVALRWLWDMPEVATVLSGMSTLEQVQRNVASAAAAGVGKLSPDEHDLVARVREAYQSLSAVPCTACGYCVPCPNGVAIPENFMLLNQVRMHGGGVANLNRNLYAQMRKEKRADACSGCHRCEERCPQHIKIADWLARVHLAMTEK from the coding sequence ATGGAATACCGCCCGTTCGGCCAGCTCGATTTCCGCGTCTCGGCCCTCGGCTTCGGGTGCATGCGGCTGCCCACGCTCGGCCGCTACGATGCGATTGACGAGCCGCTCGCCATCGAGATGATCCGCACCGCGATTGACCACGGGGTGAACTACCTCGATTCCGCCCACGGCTATCACGGAGGCAACTCCGAACGCCTCATCGCCAAGGCCCTGGCCGGAACCCCACCACCCCCTGTCATTGCGAGCGAAGTCGAGCAACCTTTCAAGGGGGCAGACCGACGCAATGAAGCTGGCTCCTTGGCCGGCGCCAGCTCCCCTGAAAGGTGCTTCGACAAGCTCAGCATGACAGAGGATGGCCGCCCGCCGTGCCCAAACGCCTGCCCCGGGGAGAAGCAGGCCACTCAGAGCACCTACCGAGATCGTGTGCGCATCGCGACCAAGATGCCCACCTGGGCAGTCAAGTCCCCCGCTGATTTCGACCGCTTCTTCGAGGAATCATGCGAACGCCTCCAGACGGCCCGCATTGACTTCTATCTGCTCCACAACCTCCAGGCCGGCTTCTGGGCCAACGTGCGCGACCACGGGGTCCTCGCCCGGCTCGACCAGAAGCTGGCCGAGGGCCGCATCGGCGCCACGGGCTTCTCGTTCCACGACTCGTTCGATGTGCTCAAGGAAGTCCTCGGCGCCTACCCGCACTGGACCGTGTGCCAGGTGCAGTACAACTTCGCCTGCGAGGACGTGCAGGCGGGCACGGCGGGCGTGATGCTCGCCGCCAGCAAGGGCCTGGCCGTGGTGGTGATGGAGCCGCTCTTCGGCGGCACGCTCGCCAACCCGCCCCCCACCGTCCGCGCCCTGTGGGACGCCGCGGGCCGCGACCCCGCCGACGTGGCGCTCCGCTGGCTGTGGGACATGCCCGAGGTGGCCACGGTGCTCAGCGGCATGAGCACGCTCGAGCAGGTGCAGCGCAACGTCGCCAGCGCCGCCGCGGCGGGCGTGGGCAAGCTCAGCCCCGATGAGCACGACCTCGTCGCCCGCGTGCGCGAGGCGTATCAGTCGCTGAGCGCCGTGCCCTGCACGGCCTGCGGCTATTGCGTGCCGTGCCCCAACGGCGTGGCGATTCCCGAGAACTTCATGCTCCTCAACCAGGTGCGGATGCACGGCGGCGGCGTGGCGAACCTGAACCGAAACCTCTACGCCCAGATGCGCAAGGAGAAACGCGCCGACGCCTGCTCGGGCTGCCACCGGTGCGAGGAGCGCTGCCCGCAACACATCAAGATCGCCGACTGGCTGGCCCGCGTGCATCTGGCGATGACCGAGAAGTGA
- a CDS encoding UbiA family prenyltransferase yields MVPRPSRLTTWCRLLRLPNLFTVPGDPLAGFLLATGGVLDWRVAGAMAASLLLYCAGLLLNDYFDRETDARERPERPIPSGAVSAPAVLMAGAMLLLAGVLTARVVGGESAGWAAALVAACVLGYNGALKQRRVAGPLVMGACRAGSVLIGTACAAGLDNLAKLLAGWMPWRSLSPLDEGLPGATAALIAAATAWVYTAAVTALARSEAGGRRPGRAAYLPGLALLAGGMAMLRCSRWRRPYLLCTTMCWDSSTGGGQVTTIDRAGVLAVGLVAIAVIEAGVSAIRVRRGTIAAPAFIGRLIRVMITTQAAWVTWTFGPCLGHKAVFAVLPAVLAAWLALRVVAALSARRFYGS; encoded by the coding sequence ATGGTCCCCCGCCCCAGCCGCCTCACCACCTGGTGCCGCCTGTTGCGCCTGCCCAACCTCTTCACGGTGCCGGGCGACCCCCTGGCGGGCTTCCTGCTCGCCACGGGCGGCGTGCTCGACTGGCGGGTCGCAGGGGCCATGGCCGCCTCGCTCCTCCTTTACTGCGCCGGCCTCCTCCTCAATGACTACTTCGACCGCGAAACTGACGCCCGCGAGCGGCCCGAGCGGCCGATCCCCTCCGGCGCCGTGTCGGCCCCCGCAGTGCTCATGGCCGGCGCCATGCTCCTCCTCGCGGGGGTTCTGACGGCGCGAGTCGTTGGGGGCGAGTCAGCGGGCTGGGCCGCCGCGTTGGTGGCCGCGTGCGTGCTGGGCTACAACGGGGCACTCAAGCAGAGGAGGGTAGCAGGCCCTCTCGTGATGGGGGCGTGCCGGGCCGGTAGCGTTCTCATCGGGACCGCTTGTGCCGCCGGCCTGGACAACCTTGCGAAGCTTCTGGCCGGGTGGATGCCGTGGCGCTCGCTTTCGCCGCTCGACGAGGGGCTGCCCGGCGCAACGGCGGCGCTCATCGCCGCGGCGACGGCGTGGGTCTACACGGCCGCCGTAACAGCGCTGGCTCGCAGCGAGGCGGGCGGCAGGCGGCCCGGCCGAGCGGCCTATCTGCCGGGGCTGGCCCTTCTGGCGGGCGGCATGGCCATGCTCCGGTGCTCACGATGGCGACGCCCATACCTTCTGTGCACGACCATGTGCTGGGACTCGTCAACCGGTGGAGGCCAGGTCACAACGATTGACCGTGCAGGCGTGCTGGCCGTGGGGCTGGTCGCCATCGCGGTGATCGAGGCAGGGGTATCCGCCATTCGCGTACGGCGAGGCACCATCGCGGCGCCCGCCTTCATTGGCCGGCTCATTCGAGTGATGATCACCACGCAAGCGGCCTGGGTGACGTGGACCTTCGGTCCGTGTCTGGGCCACAAGGCCGTGTTTGCCGTGCTTCCTGCGGTCTTGGCGGCATGGCTCGCGCTGCGCGTGGTCGCGGCACTGAGCGCGCGGCGGTTCTACGGGAGCTGA
- a CDS encoding gfo/Idh/MocA family oxidoreductase gives MTKHSRRDFLARSGGAMAAMSALQALAPGAYAQENNTIKVALVGCGGRGGGAAVNALSTKGPTQLVALADVFENRLKGTLGHLSKNHKDKVDVPPERCFVGFDAYRKAIDAVAPGGVVILATPPGFRPFHFEYAVEKGVNVFMEKSFGVDAPGIRRVLKAGQEAAKKNLKVVGGLNQRYSFSNQEAIKQLQGGIIGELVTGYAYRMHGPVGFAPKGKDESDLSHQIRNYSNFTWLNGSFILDWLIHNLDVICWAKNAWPASAQGHGGRQQRTEPDMLFDHYIVEYTFPDGTRMIAQGRHQNGTWGFFADVIHGATGCATLGEGVGQARICKGHHLKRENAVWEYKGGNNSYQTEHDVLFEAIRENKPQNDTERCAYAAMTGILGRMAAESGQVVTWEQALASELVQGPGVENLKSLDDPPPVKPNAEGRYPIAMPGVTKAL, from the coding sequence GTGACGAAGCACTCTCGGCGGGATTTTCTGGCGCGCTCGGGCGGGGCGATGGCGGCGATGAGCGCCCTCCAGGCCCTCGCCCCCGGCGCCTACGCCCAGGAGAACAACACGATCAAGGTCGCCCTCGTCGGCTGCGGCGGCCGCGGCGGCGGCGCCGCCGTCAACGCCCTGAGCACCAAAGGCCCCACCCAGCTCGTCGCCCTCGCCGACGTCTTCGAGAACCGCCTCAAGGGCACCCTCGGCCACCTGAGCAAGAACCACAAGGACAAGGTGGATGTACCCCCCGAGCGCTGCTTCGTGGGCTTCGACGCCTACCGGAAGGCCATTGACGCCGTGGCGCCCGGCGGCGTCGTGATCCTCGCCACCCCGCCCGGCTTCCGCCCCTTCCACTTCGAATACGCCGTCGAGAAGGGCGTGAACGTCTTCATGGAAAAGTCGTTCGGCGTGGACGCCCCCGGCATCCGCCGCGTGCTCAAGGCCGGCCAGGAGGCGGCGAAGAAGAACCTCAAGGTCGTGGGGGGCCTCAACCAGCGCTACTCCTTCTCGAACCAGGAGGCCATCAAGCAGCTTCAGGGCGGCATCATCGGCGAGCTGGTCACGGGCTATGCCTACCGCATGCACGGCCCCGTGGGCTTCGCGCCCAAGGGCAAGGACGAGAGCGACCTCTCGCACCAGATCCGCAACTACTCGAACTTCACGTGGCTCAACGGCAGCTTCATCCTGGACTGGCTGATCCACAACCTTGACGTCATCTGCTGGGCCAAGAACGCCTGGCCCGCCTCGGCCCAGGGCCACGGCGGCCGCCAGCAGCGCACCGAGCCCGACATGCTCTTCGACCACTACATCGTCGAGTACACCTTCCCCGACGGCACGCGCATGATCGCCCAGGGCCGCCACCAGAACGGCACCTGGGGCTTCTTCGCCGACGTCATCCACGGCGCCACCGGCTGCGCCACGCTCGGCGAGGGCGTGGGCCAGGCCCGCATCTGCAAGGGCCACCACCTCAAGCGCGAGAACGCCGTCTGGGAGTACAAGGGCGGCAACAACTCGTACCAGACCGAGCACGACGTGCTCTTCGAGGCCATCCGCGAGAACAAGCCGCAGAACGACACCGAGCGCTGCGCCTACGCGGCCATGACCGGCATCCTCGGCCGCATGGCCGCCGAGAGCGGGCAGGTGGTCACCTGGGAGCAGGCCCTTGCGTCCGAGCTGGTGCAGGGCCCGGGCGTCGAGAACCTCAAGAGCCTCGACGACCCGCCGCCCGTCAAGCCCAACGCCGAGGGCCGCTACCCGATCGCCATGCCCGGCGTCACCAAGGCGCTGTGA
- a CDS encoding DUF4411 family protein has translation MAYLLDANTFIQAKNLHYGLDFCPAFWDWLIVNNAKGRVASIEKVSDELAAGADQLSKWAGQRGPSFFLKPDAAIPPALRSVGGWVTGQHYDPAAVSTFLQAADYYLVAHALAHRHTVVTHEGSHPNSKKRIMIPDVCIGLCVTWMTPFEMLRREQAKFILGPQS, from the coding sequence ATGGCGTATCTCCTAGACGCTAATACCTTCATTCAGGCCAAGAACCTCCACTACGGCCTCGACTTCTGCCCGGCGTTCTGGGATTGGCTGATCGTGAACAACGCGAAGGGTCGGGTGGCCAGCATCGAGAAGGTCAGCGACGAACTCGCGGCCGGGGCGGATCAGCTTTCCAAATGGGCGGGGCAACGCGGCCCATCGTTTTTCCTCAAGCCCGACGCGGCGATCCCGCCCGCGCTCCGCTCGGTCGGTGGCTGGGTCACCGGGCAGCACTACGACCCTGCCGCCGTGAGCACCTTCCTTCAGGCCGCCGACTACTATCTCGTGGCCCACGCGCTTGCCCACCGGCACACGGTCGTCACCCACGAGGGGAGCCACCCGAACTCCAAGAAGAGGATCATGATCCCCGACGTTTGCATTGGCCTGTGTGTCACATGGATGACGCCCTTCGAGATGCTCCGCCGCGAACAGGCAAAGTTCATCCTGGGGCCGCAGTCGTGA
- a CDS encoding ImmA/IrrE family metallo-endopeptidase, producing the protein MLRVDVKPDLLRWARERCGRGMDALKRRFPSLEAWERGEARPTLKQIERFAKATYAPVGFLFLMEPPEEAIPIPDFRAGTNRYAGHPSPNLLDTIYVCQQRQEWYRDYALSLGQEALDFVGSAQTQGAVEATASAIRRRLGFDVQQRAEMRTWEDALRHFVEQADALGILVMRNSIVLNNNHRHLDPAEFRGFAMADPLAPLVFLNAADTKAAQMFTLAHELAHIWLGQSALSDAQASSEPDHQIERWCNRVAAELLVPLDVLRREYRNSAELQPEMARLARRFKVSTLVILRRIRDVGGLTDRELREVYDAELERLCAIPRRGGGDFYLTQRARVGTRFARALVTSTLEGRTLYRDAFRMLGFSKDSVFRELGRELGVWR; encoded by the coding sequence ATGCTCAGGGTGGATGTCAAGCCGGATCTGCTGAGATGGGCGCGCGAGCGCTGCGGCCGCGGCATGGATGCGCTCAAGAGGCGCTTCCCAAGTCTTGAGGCCTGGGAGCGGGGAGAGGCACGACCCACCCTCAAGCAGATCGAACGCTTCGCCAAGGCCACGTACGCGCCTGTTGGCTTCCTGTTCCTCATGGAACCCCCGGAGGAGGCCATCCCGATCCCCGACTTCCGCGCCGGAACGAACCGGTATGCGGGCCACCCGAGTCCGAACCTGCTCGACACCATCTACGTGTGCCAGCAGCGGCAGGAGTGGTACCGAGACTACGCTCTATCCCTGGGACAGGAGGCGTTGGACTTCGTCGGCTCGGCACAGACACAGGGCGCGGTCGAGGCGACTGCTTCCGCGATCCGGCGCCGGCTCGGGTTCGATGTTCAGCAACGGGCGGAGATGCGCACCTGGGAGGACGCGCTTCGCCACTTCGTCGAACAGGCTGACGCGCTCGGGATCCTGGTCATGCGCAACAGCATCGTGCTGAACAACAACCATCGTCACCTCGACCCCGCCGAGTTCCGCGGCTTCGCCATGGCGGACCCTCTGGCCCCGCTCGTGTTCCTCAACGCCGCGGATACGAAGGCGGCCCAGATGTTCACGTTGGCGCACGAGCTGGCCCACATTTGGCTAGGGCAGTCCGCCCTCTCCGATGCGCAAGCATCGTCCGAGCCGGACCATCAAATCGAACGCTGGTGCAACCGCGTGGCGGCGGAATTGCTCGTGCCACTCGACGTCCTGCGTCGCGAGTACCGTAACTCGGCCGAGCTCCAGCCCGAGATGGCCCGCCTTGCGCGCCGCTTCAAGGTCAGCACCCTTGTCATCTTGCGCCGCATCCGTGATGTCGGCGGGCTCACGGACAGGGAGCTGCGGGAGGTGTATGATGCAGAACTGGAGCGTCTGTGCGCAATCCCGAGGCGAGGTGGTGGCGACTTCTATCTGACTCAGAGGGCGCGGGTAGGCACGCGCTTCGCCCGAGCGCTCGTCACCAGCACGCTTGAGGGTCGGACCCTGTATCGCGACGCCTTCCGCATGCTCGGCTTCTCGAAGGACTCGGTCTTCCGGGAACTCGGCAGAGAGTTGGGGGTCTGGCGCTGA
- a CDS encoding TatD family hydrolase, whose protein sequence is MTIIEPHIHMYSRTTDDYQRMYATGIRACVEPSFWLGTNRRYAGTFFDYFQLILEFETVRARRFGIDHYAAVSVNPKEAENVALAREVLAGMGDYLDHPRCVALGEIGLNNITPNEETILAEQLAMARARNMLVIIHLPHFRKPEGVARIVPLLREMAMPEERVLIDHNTEDTMPLLRETGYYLGLTVYPISKLTPPRVSAIIRQHGAQRVLVNGSADWGVSDPLSLVKVVDFLRLDGHPEATIQSLVFDTAHAFYSGSPRWKPELNLTPVDPREFQR, encoded by the coding sequence ATGACCATCATCGAGCCGCACATTCACATGTACTCGCGCACGACGGACGACTATCAGCGGATGTACGCCACCGGCATCCGCGCCTGCGTCGAGCCCAGCTTCTGGCTCGGCACCAACCGCCGCTACGCCGGCACCTTCTTCGACTACTTCCAGCTCATCCTCGAGTTCGAGACCGTGCGCGCCCGCCGCTTCGGCATAGACCACTACGCCGCCGTGAGCGTGAACCCCAAGGAGGCCGAGAACGTGGCCCTCGCCCGCGAGGTGCTCGCCGGCATGGGCGACTACCTCGACCACCCGCGCTGCGTGGCCCTGGGCGAGATCGGCCTCAACAACATCACGCCTAACGAGGAGACCATCCTCGCCGAGCAGCTCGCGATGGCCCGCGCTCGGAACATGCTCGTCATCATCCACCTGCCCCACTTCCGCAAGCCCGAGGGCGTTGCGCGCATCGTGCCCCTTCTCCGCGAGATGGCGATGCCCGAGGAGCGGGTCCTCATTGACCACAACACCGAGGACACGATGCCGCTGCTGCGCGAGACGGGCTACTACCTCGGCCTCACCGTCTACCCCATCTCCAAGCTCACGCCGCCGCGCGTCTCGGCCATCATCCGCCAGCACGGCGCCCAGCGGGTGCTCGTCAACGGCTCGGCCGACTGGGGCGTGAGCGACCCGCTCAGCCTCGTGAAGGTGGTGGACTTCCTGCGCCTGGACGGGCACCCCGAGGCCACGATCCAGTCGCTCGTCTTCGACACGGCCCACGCCTTCTACTCCGGCTCGCCCCGCTGGAAGCCCGAGCTGAACCTGACGCCAGTTGACCCCCGCGAGTTCCAGCGCTAA
- a CDS encoding phosphate ABC transporter substrate-binding protein, translating into MGPFARILRCAPMVALAAMGCGTSREPAVHVVGSTSILPFAELLAEEFARREPGIHVEVQGGGSTHGLLAVASGIAEIGACSRSLHRGDPAEAQFTPVPIARDAIALVVHPSNPLSGLSRAQLRAVFSGQAANWRDVGGADAPIRVITREEGSGTLDAFLAEVMGGVRVTPRALVQESNGAMKELVKQDPCAIGFMSMGLVGRGLKALALDGAVPSASGAERGGYPLVRPFLFVVKGTPSGAARRFLEFARSPEAQQLIEQEKMRNAASVARNGGIRPDFAVPGLWGQPGHGRERGGLDLGAAVCRDARGGV; encoded by the coding sequence ATGGGTCCGTTCGCCCGGATTCTGCGGTGTGCGCCGATGGTGGCGCTGGCGGCGATGGGGTGCGGGACGAGCCGCGAGCCGGCCGTGCACGTGGTAGGCTCGACCTCGATCCTGCCGTTCGCCGAACTGCTGGCCGAAGAGTTTGCGCGGCGCGAGCCGGGCATCCACGTGGAGGTGCAGGGCGGCGGCTCGACGCACGGGCTGCTGGCCGTGGCGAGCGGCATCGCCGAGATCGGCGCCTGCTCGCGCAGCCTGCACCGCGGGGACCCCGCCGAGGCCCAGTTCACGCCGGTGCCGATCGCGCGGGACGCGATCGCGCTGGTCGTGCACCCCTCGAACCCGCTGTCGGGCCTGTCGCGGGCGCAGCTCCGGGCCGTTTTCTCGGGCCAGGCGGCCAACTGGCGCGACGTGGGCGGGGCCGATGCCCCGATCCGCGTGATCACGCGCGAGGAGGGCTCGGGCACGCTCGACGCCTTCCTGGCCGAGGTGATGGGCGGCGTGCGCGTCACGCCGCGCGCCCTCGTGCAGGAATCGAACGGCGCGATGAAAGAGCTCGTCAAGCAGGACCCGTGCGCCATCGGCTTCATGTCCATGGGCCTGGTGGGCCGCGGGCTGAAGGCCCTGGCGCTGGACGGCGCCGTGCCCTCGGCGTCGGGCGCGGAGCGCGGCGGGTATCCCCTGGTGCGGCCCTTCCTGTTCGTGGTCAAGGGCACGCCGAGTGGGGCGGCCCGGCGGTTCCTCGAGTTCGCCCGGTCGCCCGAGGCTCAACAGTTGATTGAGCAGGAGAAGATGCGCAATGCGGCAAGCGTGGCTCGCAATGGCGGCATTCGGCCTGATTTCGCTGTGCCTGGGCTGTGGGGGCAGCCAGGGCACGGCCGTGAGCGTGGTGGGCTCGACCTCGGTGCAGCCGTTTGCCGAGATGCTCGCGGAGGAGTTTAA
- a CDS encoding phosphate ABC transporter substrate-binding protein, with product MSVVGSTSVQPFAEMLAEEFNRNNADVRVEVQGGGSTAGIQAVATGIAAIGMCSRALKPEETGFTPITVARDGIAVVVNLANKVSDLTREQIRGIYEGKIANWKDVGGDDRPIRLITREEGSGTREAFAHLVMGDARIAASALTQESNGAVKELVKNDPGAIGYMSLGLVHGDLKALTVGGVKANAEDVINGSYPLVRPFLFVVKGAPGAAAQRFIDFVLSPPAQAMLEKEGLVRAK from the coding sequence GTGAGCGTGGTGGGCTCGACCTCGGTGCAGCCGTTTGCCGAGATGCTCGCGGAGGAGTTTAACCGCAACAATGCCGACGTGCGGGTGGAGGTGCAGGGCGGCGGCTCCACGGCCGGCATCCAGGCCGTGGCCACCGGCATCGCCGCGATCGGCATGTGCTCGCGCGCGCTGAAGCCCGAGGAGACGGGCTTCACCCCCATCACCGTGGCGCGCGACGGCATCGCCGTCGTGGTGAACCTGGCCAACAAGGTCAGCGATCTCACCCGCGAGCAGATCCGCGGCATCTACGAGGGCAAGATCGCCAACTGGAAGGACGTGGGCGGCGACGACAGGCCGATCCGCCTGATCACCCGCGAAGAGGGCTCGGGCACCCGCGAGGCGTTCGCCCACCTGGTGATGGGCGACGCCCGCATCGCCGCCTCGGCCCTCACCCAGGAGTCCAACGGCGCGGTGAAGGAACTGGTGAAGAACGACCCGGGCGCCATCGGCTACATGTCGCTCGGCCTCGTGCACGGCGACCTCAAGGCCCTGACCGTCGGCGGCGTGAAGGCGAACGCCGAGGACGTGATCAACGGCTCGTACCCGCTGGTGCGGCCGTTCCTCTTCGTGGTGAAGGGCGCGCCGGGCGCGGCGGCGCAGCGGTTCATTGACTTCGTGCTCTCGCCCCCCGCGCAGGCGATGCTGGAGAAGGAAGGGCTGGTCCGGGCCAAGTGA